Proteins co-encoded in one Acidobacteriota bacterium genomic window:
- a CDS encoding helix-turn-helix transcriptional regulator, with the protein MATTLRVKLGNRIRTLRRKRGWRQIDLAAHAELSKTHICEIEVGKREIGLEALKRIADALEKSLSELLEGI; encoded by the coding sequence ATGGCAACCACTCTCCGCGTCAAGCTGGGCAATCGAATCAGGACGCTTCGACGGAAACGCGGATGGAGGCAGATTGATTTAGCGGCTCATGCCGAACTCAGCAAAACCCACATTTGTGAAATCGAAGTTGGAAAACGAGAAATTGGGCTGGAGGCGCTAAAACGGATTGCGGATGCGCTGGAGAAAAGCCTGTCGGAGCTACTGGAAGGGATTTAG
- a CDS encoding cysteine synthase family protein, whose product MRKSETVLDLVGQTPILRLKALEPEGGAEIWAKLEYLNPGGSVKDRAALGIVLDAERRGELKPGSTIVEATAGNTGVGLALIGVNRGYKVMLYVPEGFAEEKCILMRGLGATVVRTPEAEGMSGAIRRALAFEEQTEGAFAALQFENPANPDFHEQTTAVELWEQMEGRVDAWVSGVGSAGTFTGVARFLKKQRADIVAVAVEPQGSILQGGEPGPHKVEGIGVSFIPATFDASVCDRIIRVMDPPAFEMVKRLAAETGVFAGSSAGAVVCAAVEIASELGQGKRVVTVIPDSAERYLSKGLLD is encoded by the coding sequence ATGCGCAAGTCTGAAACAGTTCTTGATCTTGTAGGACAGACGCCGATACTTCGCCTGAAGGCGCTGGAGCCCGAGGGCGGCGCGGAGATATGGGCGAAGCTCGAATATCTCAATCCCGGCGGAAGCGTGAAGGACCGCGCCGCGCTGGGGATCGTTCTCGATGCCGAGCGGCGGGGCGAACTCAAACCCGGCTCGACGATTGTCGAGGCGACGGCGGGAAACACCGGCGTGGGGCTGGCGTTGATCGGCGTCAACCGCGGCTACAAGGTCATGCTTTACGTGCCGGAGGGGTTCGCCGAGGAGAAGTGCATCCTGATGCGTGGACTCGGCGCGACTGTGGTCCGCACGCCGGAGGCCGAAGGAATGTCGGGCGCGATCCGGCGCGCGCTTGCCTTCGAGGAGCAGACTGAAGGGGCCTTTGCTGCCTTGCAGTTTGAGAACCCCGCTAACCCGGATTTTCACGAGCAGACGACCGCCGTCGAGCTATGGGAGCAGATGGAAGGCCGCGTCGACGCCTGGGTCTCCGGCGTAGGGTCGGCGGGAACATTTACCGGCGTTGCACGGTTTCTCAAGAAGCAGCGCGCGGACATCGTCGCAGTAGCCGTCGAACCCCAGGGCAGCATCCTGCAAGGGGGCGAGCCGGGGCCGCACAAGGTGGAAGGCATCGGCGTCTCGTTCATTCCGGCGACCTTCGACGCAAGCGTCTGCGACAGGATCATTCGCGTGATGGATCCGCCCGCATTCGAGATGGTAAAACGGCTGGCTGCCGAGACAGGCGTCTTTGCGGGGTCGAGCGCCGGAGCCGTGGTTTGCGCTGCGGTTGAGATTGCCTCTGAGCTTGGTCAGGGAAAGCGAGTCGTGACGGTGATTCCGGATTCGGCGGAGCGGTATTTATCGAAGGGGTTGCTGGATTGA
- a CDS encoding IS1595 family transposase has product MDMPQTLLEAIKHFSDPKNCREFMIAVRWDDGIVRCPYCGSEKVTFLEKANLYNCNTKHPKRKFSLKVGTIFEDSPIGLDKWLPAAWLLVNCKNGISSYELARALGITQKAAWHVLHRIRHAMTDTGLKLGINAPVEADETFVGGKVKNMHRSKRKQSASYQGGGNKSIVMGMLERGGKVRAGVIEDRKLHNMRPMLADNVMAGSHLITDEHTNYTIVAKEQDYLHDVIVHADEYVRGHVHTNGIENFWSLLKRGLHGTYVSVDAAHLNSYVAEQVFRFNHRDDSNDAGRFIQVMSQITGKRLMYAELTARQRHN; this is encoded by the coding sequence ATGGACATGCCTCAGACACTACTCGAAGCCATCAAGCACTTTTCCGATCCCAAGAACTGCCGCGAGTTTATGATCGCTGTTCGTTGGGATGACGGAATTGTCCGCTGCCCTTATTGCGGGTCTGAGAAGGTGACGTTCCTTGAAAAGGCGAACCTCTACAACTGCAACACTAAACATCCCAAGCGGAAGTTCTCTCTCAAAGTGGGAACCATCTTTGAGGATTCCCCTATCGGACTCGATAAGTGGCTTCCCGCTGCATGGCTCTTGGTGAATTGCAAGAACGGTATCAGCAGCTACGAACTAGCGAGGGCGTTAGGAATCACCCAAAAGGCAGCGTGGCACGTCCTGCACCGCATCCGTCACGCGATGACGGACACGGGCTTAAAGCTCGGCATCAATGCGCCGGTAGAGGCCGACGAGACGTTTGTGGGCGGCAAGGTCAAGAACATGCACCGCAGCAAGCGTAAACAGTCTGCGTCGTATCAGGGCGGTGGCAACAAGTCCATCGTCATGGGAATGCTGGAGCGCGGCGGTAAGGTGCGCGCTGGAGTCATTGAGGATCGCAAACTACACAACATGCGTCCGATGCTTGCGGACAATGTGATGGCCGGTTCGCACCTCATCACCGATGAGCACACCAACTACACCATTGTCGCAAAGGAACAAGACTATCTCCATGACGTGATTGTTCATGCAGACGAGTATGTTCGCGGCCATGTTCACACAAATGGAATCGAGAATTTTTGGAGCTTGCTCAAGCGAGGATTGCACGGCACATATGTCAGCGTGGATGCAGCACACCTCAACTCCTATGTTGCGGAGCAGGTGTTTCGCTTCAACCACCGTGATGACTCAAACGATGCTGGACGGTTCATTCAAGTAATGTCCCAAATCACCGGGAAGCGTCTCATGTATGCCGAACTGACGGCGCGGCAAAGGCACAACTAA
- a CDS encoding cation diffusion facilitator family transporter → MSYTAASESASHTHAEKRSAALFSMLAALGITALKFLTGVLTGSLGMLSEAAHSTVDLIAAAITLFSVQVSDRPADDTHNYGHGKVESLSAFVEAVLMLGSCVWIVTEAIERIAFRERLTLTYSVWPFAVLLLSIAVDFTRSRKLHRIAAEHASLALEADAIHFSTDIWSSLAVFMGLAASYAGKRWSIQGLELADPIAALVVSAIILRVVWGLGRKTIDALLDASPAETREATRIELMRELATIDGVVAVNRLRTRRSGSSYFADLTLGLARNLTFQRTEQISSEATAIVKRHLPGADVVIHSVPMAPMTESIHDKIRAVAQRLNLTLHDVTVQQFGGGLHVEQHLEVKETMPLKQAHEMATRLEGEIQREVPQVASILTHIESEPGTIEEPESQEQDRQLEIRLRKVAEAFPEILDTHDVMVTRIGSHLKVSCHCTMRDDLPMAKVHEVITALEGAFKLEAPEVDRLLIHPEPETDNRR, encoded by the coding sequence ATGAGCTATACGGCCGCCAGTGAGAGTGCATCGCATACGCATGCAGAAAAGCGTTCGGCGGCGTTGTTTTCCATGCTGGCGGCGTTGGGGATTACGGCTCTCAAATTTCTTACTGGCGTCCTGACGGGGTCGCTGGGCATGTTGTCGGAGGCGGCGCATTCGACGGTCGACCTGATAGCGGCGGCCATCACGCTGTTCTCCGTGCAAGTCTCGGACCGGCCTGCGGACGATACGCACAACTACGGCCACGGCAAGGTGGAGAGTCTGTCGGCGTTTGTCGAAGCTGTGCTGATGCTGGGCTCGTGCGTGTGGATCGTCACGGAAGCGATTGAGCGCATCGCGTTCCGCGAACGACTGACGCTCACATACTCAGTCTGGCCGTTTGCGGTACTGCTGCTTTCGATTGCGGTCGATTTTACGCGCTCGCGAAAGCTGCATCGCATCGCCGCGGAACATGCCAGCCTTGCGCTGGAGGCCGATGCGATCCACTTCAGCACGGACATATGGTCGTCGCTGGCGGTGTTTATGGGGCTGGCTGCCTCATATGCGGGCAAGCGTTGGAGTATCCAGGGACTTGAGCTGGCCGACCCTATTGCCGCACTGGTCGTATCGGCGATCATCCTGAGGGTGGTGTGGGGGCTGGGTCGAAAGACGATCGACGCTCTGCTCGACGCCTCGCCAGCGGAGACACGCGAGGCGACACGGATTGAGCTGATGCGCGAGCTGGCGACGATCGACGGAGTTGTTGCGGTCAACCGCCTGCGTACGCGTCGATCGGGTTCGAGTTACTTCGCCGACCTGACGCTTGGGCTGGCTCGCAACCTGACGTTTCAACGGACAGAACAGATCTCATCGGAGGCGACGGCGATTGTGAAGCGCCACCTTCCCGGCGCTGACGTAGTGATTCATTCGGTGCCGATGGCTCCGATGACCGAGAGTATTCATGACAAGATTCGTGCGGTAGCGCAAAGGCTGAACCTGACGCTTCACGATGTGACCGTGCAGCAGTTTGGCGGGGGGCTGCATGTGGAGCAGCATCTTGAGGTGAAAGAGACGATGCCCCTGAAGCAGGCGCACGAGATGGCGACGCGATTGGAGGGAGAGATTCAGCGCGAGGTGCCGCAGGTGGCGTCGATTCTTACGCATATCGAGAGCGAACCGGGAACGATCGAAGAGCCGGAGTCGCAGGAACAGGACCGTCAGTTGGAGATTCGCCTGAGAAAGGTTGCGGAGGCGTTTCCGGAGATACTCGATACTCACGATGTGATGGTAACCCGCATTGGATCGCACCTGAAGGTAAGCTGCCACTGCACCATGCGTGACGACCTGCCGATGGCGAAGGTGCACGAAGTCATCACGGCGCTCGAAGGAGCGTTTAAGCTGGAAGCACCGGAGGTGGATCGCCTGCTGATCCATCCGGAGCCGGAGACGGACAACAGGCGATGA
- a CDS encoding TerC/Alx family metal homeostasis membrane protein, whose product MQHFTPASYWVGFHLFVFVLMALEFAYIRWQQRKHGADKVVHSTSVAATCLWVGAALAFALFVLRAMGGDSATQYLAGYAIEEALSVDNLFVFLLLFKVFRIDAPNQPKVLFWGVAGAIVMRGAFIAAGIGLLTRFEWVSYIFAVVLLVAAIKLVIPEDENKKEEIPGWLKWISRLRPVSLRQDSFFVVEAGQRMMTVLFLTLIAIEVTDLVFAIDSIPAVLSITRHPFLAYTSNIMAVMGLRSLYFLLAHLLMRLQYLHYGLAAVLGFAAVKMLTAHFYEIKPMTSLAVVVALLGITVAVSLLKRPSGSQQHQG is encoded by the coding sequence ATGCAACACTTCACGCCTGCGAGCTACTGGGTAGGATTTCACCTCTTCGTCTTCGTACTGATGGCGTTGGAGTTCGCTTACATACGCTGGCAGCAGAGGAAGCATGGGGCGGACAAGGTTGTCCACTCCACCTCGGTTGCGGCGACCTGCCTGTGGGTAGGAGCGGCGCTGGCGTTTGCGCTGTTCGTACTGCGGGCGATGGGCGGCGATTCAGCGACACAGTACCTGGCCGGCTATGCGATCGAAGAGGCGCTTTCGGTCGACAATCTGTTCGTCTTCCTATTGTTGTTCAAGGTCTTCCGCATTGACGCTCCGAATCAGCCGAAAGTGCTCTTCTGGGGCGTGGCGGGAGCGATTGTGATGCGCGGCGCGTTCATCGCCGCGGGTATCGGGCTGCTGACGCGGTTCGAGTGGGTGAGCTATATTTTCGCGGTTGTGCTGCTCGTCGCGGCGATCAAGCTGGTCATTCCCGAAGACGAGAACAAGAAGGAAGAGATTCCAGGCTGGTTGAAGTGGATATCGCGTCTTCGTCCGGTGAGTCTGCGGCAGGACAGCTTCTTCGTCGTCGAAGCGGGCCAACGCATGATGACGGTGCTCTTTCTGACGCTGATCGCGATCGAAGTAACGGACCTGGTGTTTGCGATCGACTCGATTCCGGCGGTGCTCTCGATCACGCGGCATCCGTTCCTGGCGTATACCTCGAACATCATGGCTGTGATGGGGCTGCGGTCGCTGTACTTCCTGCTGGCGCACCTGCTGATGCGGTTGCAGTACCTGCACTATGGGCTGGCCGCCGTGCTGGGGTTTGCGGCGGTCAAGATGCTGACGGCGCACTTCTACGAGATCAAACCGATGACCTCACTGGCGGTGGTGGTGGCGCTGCTGGGAATCACCGTGGCCGTCTCGTTGCTGAAACGACCTTCCGGCAGCCAGCAGCATCAGGGCTGA
- a CDS encoding PASTA domain-containing protein translates to MMVRIRIVKWRAMRRFFNLVLGAMAMVAVAMISAFLAMRLAIHGREVKVPDLSRMTISEASRKASSMGLRLQLENKFYSPNTPSGQVLAQFPAPGTTVRRQWPVRITESLGAQQVSIPDLTGQGERSVAINLRRLGLELGTVGHIAAPGPAGVVVAQTPPPNAQGIDRPRVSVLLSQPEDAGAEAFVMPSLVGLPVAGAFARTGAAGLKIVSAEDVTPAATPASPAPAAASAANPASIAKPAVLAPLTPGIVAAQSPLAGHKVFRGDQVRLSVMH, encoded by the coding sequence ATGATGGTACGTATACGGATTGTGAAGTGGCGAGCGATGCGGCGCTTCTTCAACCTGGTGCTCGGAGCGATGGCGATGGTCGCTGTCGCGATGATCTCGGCTTTTCTTGCGATGCGTCTGGCCATCCATGGGCGCGAGGTGAAGGTACCCGATCTGTCGCGCATGACGATCTCGGAGGCCAGCCGCAAGGCAAGCTCGATGGGTCTGCGGTTGCAACTCGAAAACAAGTTCTACTCTCCCAACACGCCGTCGGGACAGGTGCTGGCGCAGTTCCCTGCTCCGGGCACGACGGTTCGCAGGCAGTGGCCTGTGAGGATAACGGAGAGCCTGGGTGCGCAACAGGTTTCGATTCCCGACCTGACGGGACAGGGCGAACGCTCGGTCGCGATCAACCTGCGCCGACTGGGGCTGGAGCTTGGCACGGTGGGTCATATCGCGGCACCGGGACCGGCGGGCGTTGTGGTTGCGCAGACTCCTCCGCCGAATGCGCAGGGGATCGACCGGCCGCGCGTGAGCGTGTTGCTGAGCCAGCCGGAGGACGCGGGGGCTGAGGCGTTTGTGATGCCGTCGCTGGTTGGTTTGCCGGTGGCTGGAGCGTTTGCTCGCACAGGTGCGGCTGGCCTGAAGATTGTGAGCGCGGAAGATGTAACTCCGGCAGCGACGCCCGCATCGCCCGCGCCCGCCGCGGCTTCCGCAGCAAATCCTGCTTCAATCGCAAAGCCCGCCGTATTGGCTCCACTGACCCCGGGCATTGTGGCCGCGCAGAGTCCGCTGGCGGGGCACAAAGTATTTCGCGGCGACCAGGTGCGGCTCTCCGTGATGCACTGA
- the nadB gene encoding L-aspartate oxidase — translation MAEASPDHHASDPTSQQVDFLVIGAGIAGLSAAIRLARAGSVLVVTKEELAESNTAYAQGGIAVAMGGDEDVALHYEDTLAAGDGLVNPEAAHILVEQGPKRVEELLSWGTAFDREHGELMLTREGAHSRSRILHANGDATGREIAVSLLRHVRAIPSIRLMEWATGIDLLLSVGRVTGATLLDGEGGILAIHARATLLASGGAGQVYSDTTNPAVATGDGIAMAWRAGAAISDMEFYQFHPTAFSQPGAPRFLMSEALRGEGAYLVNATGERFMQRYHPLLELAPRDVVARAITMESIDGPVYLDMRHVAKDLHARFPGISQFLAKYRLELNRDLIPVRPAAHYLMGGILTDVHGRTTLPGLYAAGEAACTGVHGANRLASNSLLDGLVFGALTADAMTSDSSRLPSLKQAHVEPPSTHIEGTTLDANTERWIDDLRANMWKHAGLLRDAAGLDTMKRALAALADTMPRGLTRRAIEARNLHDIASIITTSALARRESRGAHFRNDFPQHDAEARHSVMQANDLRFQP, via the coding sequence ATAGCCGAAGCATCTCCAGATCATCACGCCAGTGATCCCACATCGCAGCAGGTTGATTTTCTTGTTATTGGCGCAGGAATCGCCGGTCTCAGCGCGGCCATCCGGCTCGCCCGCGCAGGCTCCGTGCTCGTCGTCACCAAGGAAGAGCTCGCCGAATCGAACACCGCCTACGCGCAGGGCGGCATCGCCGTCGCCATGGGCGGCGACGAAGACGTCGCGCTCCACTACGAAGACACCCTTGCCGCAGGCGACGGACTCGTCAATCCCGAGGCCGCACACATCCTCGTCGAGCAGGGCCCGAAGCGCGTCGAAGAGTTGCTGAGCTGGGGCACTGCCTTCGATCGCGAGCACGGGGAGCTGATGCTGACGCGCGAAGGAGCGCACTCGCGCTCGCGCATCCTGCACGCCAACGGCGACGCGACTGGCCGTGAGATTGCCGTCTCGCTCCTGCGCCACGTTCGAGCCATCCCCAGCATCCGCCTCATGGAGTGGGCCACAGGCATCGATCTCCTGCTGTCTGTGGGTCGCGTCACCGGCGCAACGCTGCTCGACGGCGAAGGCGGCATCCTCGCCATCCACGCGCGCGCCACGCTTCTCGCCAGCGGCGGAGCAGGCCAGGTCTACTCCGACACCACCAATCCCGCCGTCGCCACCGGAGACGGCATCGCCATGGCCTGGCGCGCCGGAGCTGCCATCTCCGACATGGAGTTCTACCAGTTCCACCCCACCGCCTTCTCACAACCCGGCGCTCCCCGCTTCCTCATGAGCGAGGCGCTGCGCGGCGAGGGCGCATACCTCGTCAATGCAACGGGCGAGCGCTTCATGCAGCGCTATCATCCTCTGCTCGAGCTTGCGCCGCGCGACGTCGTCGCCCGCGCCATCACCATGGAGAGCATCGACGGCCCCGTCTACCTCGACATGCGCCACGTCGCCAAGGACCTGCACGCGCGCTTTCCCGGCATCTCGCAGTTTCTGGCGAAGTATCGCCTCGAGCTCAATCGCGACCTCATCCCCGTGCGCCCCGCTGCGCACTACCTCATGGGAGGCATCCTCACCGACGTTCACGGCCGCACCACGCTCCCCGGCCTCTACGCCGCTGGCGAGGCCGCCTGCACCGGCGTCCACGGGGCCAACCGCCTCGCCTCCAACTCGCTCCTCGACGGCCTCGTCTTCGGCGCGCTCACCGCCGACGCCATGACCTCCGACTCCTCCCGCCTGCCTTCGCTCAAACAGGCGCACGTGGAGCCGCCCTCCACGCACATCGAAGGCACCACGCTCGACGCCAACACCGAGCGCTGGATCGACGACCTGCGCGCCAATATGTGGAAGCACGCGGGCCTGCTGCGCGACGCCGCCGGTCTCGATACGATGAAGCGCGCGCTAGCTGCCCTCGCGGACACCATGCCGCGCGGGCTCACCCGACGCGCCATCGAGGCACGCAACCTGCACGACATCGCCTCCATCATCACCACATCGGCGCTCGCACGCCGCGAGAGCCGCGGCGCGCACTTCCGCAACGATTTCCCGCAGCACGATGCTGAAGCGCGCCACTCCGTGATGCAGGCGAACGACCTCAGGTTTCAGCCCTGA
- a CDS encoding PLP-dependent transferase, with amino-acid sequence MTDKKKGFATRAIHDGQAPEGLTGAVNVPIFLTSTYQQEEIGKNKGHEYARLTNPTRDALEESLCSLEGGTSAHVFGSGMAAITAMCTMMKSGDHVVCSDNVYGGTQRVFDKVLANYGLKFTYVDTSVAANVAAAITPATKLVHIETPTNPMMAITDIRAVADICRAKGVELSVDNTFLSPYLQQPIALGADIVMHSTTKFLNGHSDGLGGVLICTRPEQAERFRFVQKCTGGILSPFESYLLLRGVKTLAVRMKQHDANGRAVADFLKGHKAVKKVFYPGLAEHPQHELAKRQQSGFGSMISIELGSLAKANAFAKRLKLGFLAESLGGVETLICHPATMTHAAVGAEGRAKLGITDGLMRISVGIEDVEDIVADLDQALGG; translated from the coding sequence ATGACGGACAAGAAAAAAGGCTTTGCGACGCGGGCGATTCACGATGGCCAGGCCCCGGAGGGGCTGACGGGGGCGGTGAACGTGCCGATCTTTCTGACCTCCACCTATCAGCAGGAGGAGATCGGCAAGAACAAGGGTCACGAGTACGCGCGGCTGACGAACCCGACGCGCGACGCGCTCGAGGAGAGCCTGTGCTCGCTCGAGGGCGGGACCAGCGCGCATGTCTTCGGCTCGGGCATGGCGGCGATCACGGCGATGTGCACGATGATGAAGTCGGGCGATCACGTCGTCTGCTCGGACAACGTGTACGGCGGCACGCAGCGCGTCTTCGACAAGGTGCTGGCGAACTACGGCCTGAAGTTCACCTACGTGGACACCAGCGTGGCCGCGAACGTGGCCGCGGCGATCACACCGGCGACGAAGCTGGTCCACATCGAGACGCCGACCAACCCGATGATGGCGATCACCGACATCCGCGCCGTCGCCGATATCTGCCGCGCGAAGGGCGTCGAGCTGAGCGTCGACAACACGTTTCTGTCGCCGTACCTGCAGCAGCCGATCGCGCTGGGCGCGGACATTGTGATGCACTCGACGACGAAGTTCCTCAACGGCCACTCGGACGGGCTGGGCGGCGTTTTGATCTGCACGAGGCCGGAGCAGGCGGAGAGGTTCCGGTTTGTGCAGAAGTGCACGGGCGGGATCCTGTCTCCGTTTGAAAGCTATCTGCTGCTGCGCGGCGTGAAGACGCTGGCGGTGCGGATGAAGCAGCACGATGCCAACGGACGTGCCGTCGCCGACTTTCTCAAGGGCCACAAGGCGGTGAAGAAGGTCTTCTATCCGGGACTCGCGGAGCACCCACAGCACGAGCTGGCAAAGCGTCAGCAGAGCGGGTTCGGGTCGATGATCTCGATCGAGCTTGGCTCGCTGGCAAAGGCGAACGCCTTTGCCAAACGCCTCAAGCTTGGGTTTCTGGCCGAGTCGCTGGGCGGCGTGGAGACGCTCATCTGCCATCCGGCAACGATGACACATGCGGCAGTAGGTGCCGAGGGACGCGCGAAGCTGGGGATCACCGACGGACTAATGAGAATCTCGGTCGGCATCGAGGACGTGGAGGACATTGTCGCAGACCTGGACCAGGCGCTCGGGGGATAG
- a CDS encoding DUF3761 domain-containing protein: protein MKTMLRLLAVATSLSFAHAALAQAPAGSTGQCKDGSYTSSASKSGACRGHQGVKEWYAASAAKSAAAAPAAPAAKPAPAPAPKAATAPAVTPAPAVAAAPAASGKMSPSARAASMTQAPGGGAGMVWVNTESKVYHCPGTTFYGKTKQGKYMSEADAKAMGAHADHNHPCTK from the coding sequence ATGAAAACAATGCTTCGTCTCCTGGCAGTTGCCACCTCCCTGTCGTTCGCCCACGCCGCTCTGGCGCAGGCCCCGGCGGGCTCAACCGGACAATGTAAGGACGGATCCTATACCTCTTCGGCGAGCAAGAGCGGCGCCTGCCGCGGCCATCAGGGCGTCAAGGAATGGTACGCAGCCTCGGCTGCCAAGTCTGCGGCCGCCGCTCCCGCCGCTCCCGCAGCCAAGCCCGCTCCTGCACCGGCGCCCAAGGCGGCCACGGCTCCAGCAGTAACTCCCGCTCCCGCTGTAGCGGCCGCTCCCGCTGCCTCGGGCAAGATGTCGCCCTCGGCTCGCGCAGCTTCCATGACGCAGGCCCCCGGCGGTGGCGCTGGAATGGTCTGGGTCAACACCGAGTCCAAGGTCTATCACTGCCCAGGAACGACCTTCTACGGCAAGACCAAGCAGGGCAAGTACATGTCTGAAGCCGACGCCAAGGCCATGGGAGCCCACGCCGACCACAACCATCCCTGCACTAAATAG
- the aroB gene encoding 3-dehydroquinate synthase — protein sequence MPVIPLKTPSASYDITIASGLLKTLAPRLKKLKGGKPYRTFIVTSPEIWGLWGKQVLASFGKGEQPTVLFIPAGESYKRMRTIESLAEQLAEAGADRDALLVAFGGGVVGDMTGFLAAIYMRGVPYVQVPTTLLAQVDSSIGGKTGTNLAAGKNLIGSFHHPLAVLVDSDVLATLPAAELRAGLQESIKAGVIYDAKLFSYLERNADAVLKGDVKALTHVVTASVRVKADVVAKDERESGLRMILNYGHTLGHAIEAATGYKQLLHGEAVGWGSIAATRLGWMRGMIPEREAERIVTLILRYGPLSGFRATAEKLVALTANDKKNRSGSLSFVLAKKIGVVEIVRDVTKDEMLQAAEWMLAMMRSQAASTARPAKKKKRA from the coding sequence GTGCCCGTGATTCCTCTGAAGACGCCCAGCGCCAGCTACGACATCACAATCGCGTCAGGACTGTTGAAGACGCTCGCCCCACGGTTGAAGAAGCTCAAGGGCGGCAAGCCCTATCGCACGTTCATCGTGACCTCGCCGGAGATATGGGGGCTGTGGGGGAAGCAGGTGCTGGCCTCGTTTGGCAAGGGCGAGCAGCCGACCGTGCTCTTCATTCCGGCAGGAGAGTCGTACAAGCGGATGCGGACGATCGAGTCGCTGGCCGAACAGCTTGCCGAGGCGGGCGCAGACCGCGATGCTCTGCTGGTGGCGTTTGGCGGCGGCGTGGTCGGCGACATGACGGGCTTCCTGGCGGCGATCTACATGCGCGGCGTGCCGTATGTGCAGGTGCCGACGACGCTGCTGGCGCAGGTGGACTCGTCGATCGGCGGCAAGACGGGGACGAACCTTGCGGCGGGAAAGAACCTGATCGGGAGCTTTCATCATCCGCTGGCCGTGCTGGTGGACTCGGATGTTCTGGCGACGCTGCCAGCGGCGGAGCTTCGCGCGGGCTTGCAGGAATCGATCAAGGCCGGCGTGATCTACGACGCGAAGCTGTTCAGCTATCTCGAGCGCAATGCGGACGCCGTGCTGAAGGGCGACGTGAAGGCGCTGACGCATGTGGTGACTGCGAGCGTTCGCGTCAAGGCCGACGTGGTGGCGAAGGACGAGCGCGAGTCCGGGCTGCGGATGATTCTGAACTACGGACACACGCTGGGCCACGCAATCGAGGCTGCGACCGGCTACAAACAACTGCTGCACGGTGAAGCCGTGGGCTGGGGAAGCATCGCGGCGACACGGCTGGGATGGATGCGTGGAATGATCCCGGAGCGCGAGGCGGAGCGCATCGTCACGCTGATCCTGCGTTATGGGCCGCTGAGCGGATTTCGCGCGACGGCAGAGAAGCTGGTTGCGCTGACGGCGAACGACAAGAAGAACCGCAGCGGGTCGTTGAGCTTTGTGCTGGCAAAGAAGATCGGCGTGGTGGAGATCGTTCGCGACGTGACGAAGGACGAGATGCTTCAGGCAGCGGAGTGGATGCTGGCGATGATGCGGTCGCAAGCGGCTTCGACGGCTCGACCTGCGAAGAAGAAAAAGAGAGCGTGA
- a CDS encoding ubiquinone/menaquinone biosynthesis methyltransferase — translation MAVAQEQQREHEVSTGARPVGATTEASAAANVQQMFDSIAPKYDLLNHLLSVGLDRWWWARTARSFRDVLLRPEACVLDLCCGTGDMALALMKYRPVTGSEAPLLAVDFSHEMLVRGAGKFAPHNIVAVEADALHLPIADGSLDLVMSAFGFRNLANYEEGLAELFRVLRPGGQIGILECNQPDGLRGAMYNLYFKKVLPKIGGMISGDADAYRYLPASVERFPRPPRMLELIRAAGFKDATWTDYTFGAAGLYRATKP, via the coding sequence ATGGCCGTGGCGCAGGAACAGCAGCGGGAGCACGAGGTCTCGACGGGAGCGCGGCCGGTGGGAGCGACGACCGAGGCGAGCGCCGCTGCGAACGTGCAGCAGATGTTCGATTCGATTGCGCCGAAATACGACCTGCTGAATCATCTGCTTTCGGTGGGCCTCGACCGCTGGTGGTGGGCGCGCACGGCACGGAGTTTTCGCGATGTGCTTCTGCGCCCTGAGGCTTGCGTGCTGGATCTGTGCTGCGGCACGGGCGATATGGCGCTGGCGTTGATGAAGTATCGTCCCGTGACTGGAAGCGAGGCTCCACTACTGGCGGTGGATTTTTCGCACGAGATGCTGGTGCGTGGAGCCGGGAAGTTTGCTCCGCACAATATCGTCGCCGTCGAAGCCGATGCGTTGCATCTGCCGATCGCCGACGGCTCGCTCGACCTGGTGATGTCGGCCTTCGGGTTTCGCAACCTGGCAAATTATGAAGAAGGTCTGGCAGAGTTGTTCCGAGTGCTTCGGCCCGGCGGCCAGATCGGAATACTGGAGTGCAACCAGCCAGACGGGCTGCGGGGCGCGATGTACAACCTATACTTCAAGAAGGTGCTGCCGAAGATTGGCGGCATGATCTCGGGGGATGCTGACGCTTATCGCTATCTGCCGGCCTCGGTGGAGCGCTTCCCTCGCCCGCCACGCATGCTGGAGCTGATTCGCGCGGCGGGGTTTAAAGACGCTACCTGGACTGACTATACGTTTGGTGCGGCCGGGCTTTATCGTGCGACGAAACCATAG